The Mucilaginibacter yixingensis genome window below encodes:
- a CDS encoding biotin-dependent carboxyltransferase family protein, which translates to MQIEIIKPGMLSTVQDLGRTQSRGNAVPVSGAMDTLSARVANLALGNEQTAAVIEFTYADAIFKAQTDLLIAWSGDGAILQSDGQMLPADRPLLIPQGKTIKLINNPTGCRTYLAVAGGWNVPEVLGSKSTYITAGFGGLEGRAFRKGDVLQTFGNQSETNVKFCDTLTGAKINYPRWSIARPLFLPADRKLIRVMPGPEADWFDADAIASFYSAPYRVGSRSNRMGIGLEGEKVKRKIQTELLSTAVTPGTIQVTNNNDMILLMADCQTTGGYPRIAQVAAVDLPLCAQLKPGDEIRFQQITRQEAERLLVQRERELRRLNQDLLDF; encoded by the coding sequence ATGCAGATCGAGATCATAAAACCGGGGATGCTAAGCACCGTACAGGATCTGGGCCGAACCCAATCACGCGGCAATGCTGTGCCGGTTTCTGGCGCTATGGATACGCTCTCGGCCAGGGTAGCTAACCTGGCTTTAGGGAATGAACAGACTGCTGCGGTAATAGAGTTTACTTATGCCGATGCCATATTTAAGGCGCAAACCGATTTGCTGATAGCCTGGTCGGGAGACGGTGCCATACTGCAATCGGACGGACAAATGTTGCCTGCAGACCGCCCGCTGTTGATCCCGCAAGGGAAAACAATAAAACTGATTAATAACCCAACGGGCTGCCGCACTTACCTTGCTGTTGCCGGTGGCTGGAATGTGCCCGAAGTATTAGGCAGCAAGAGCACCTACATCACAGCCGGATTTGGCGGATTGGAAGGGCGAGCCTTTCGGAAAGGCGATGTGTTACAAACTTTTGGTAATCAGTCTGAAACAAATGTTAAATTCTGTGATACTTTAACTGGTGCGAAAATCAATTACCCGAGATGGAGTATTGCACGACCGTTGTTTTTGCCTGCTGATAGAAAGTTGATCCGCGTAATGCCCGGCCCCGAAGCTGATTGGTTTGATGCGGATGCAATAGCCAGCTTTTACTCGGCGCCATATCGGGTAGGCAGCCGTAGTAACCGCATGGGCATTGGGTTGGAAGGGGAAAAGGTGAAACGCAAAATTCAGACAGAGTTACTCTCCACAGCCGTAACGCCTGGCACCATTCAGGTAACCAATAACAACGATATGATTTTGCTGATGGCCGATTGCCAGACCACAGGGGGCTATCCGCGCATAGCACAGGTGGCCGCGGTTGATCTGCCGCTTTGCGCGCAACTGAAGCCGGGAGATGAGATCAGGTTTCAGCAGATTACCCGGCAAGAAGCAGAGCGGTTATTGGTGCAACGGGAGAGGGAGTTGAGACGTCTGAACCAGGATTTGTTGGATTTTTAG
- the pxpB gene encoding 5-oxoprolinase subunit PxpB produces the protein MQARPLNIYPLSEQSVVLSFGDEVSEDILKQISAYHRTLQQNPFAGYTDAVAAYTTLTVFYDALQVLLSDLPGADAFEKVSNYLMALAVKPAVAVKPANIITIPVFYGDDFGPDLEALATFHQLSVEEVISIHTRPEYIVYMIGFVPGFAYLGGLDGRLETPRLATPRPVIPAGSVGIAGKQTGVYPLETPGGWQLIGRTPLKMFGAGRAQPSLLQAGDKVKFAPISKDDFNQLSKAD, from the coding sequence ATGCAAGCGCGCCCCTTAAATATCTATCCACTCAGCGAACAATCGGTAGTCCTGAGTTTTGGGGACGAGGTGAGCGAGGATATTTTAAAACAGATCAGCGCGTATCACCGCACGCTCCAACAAAATCCTTTTGCAGGCTACACGGATGCGGTGGCAGCCTACACTACGCTTACGGTGTTTTATGATGCTTTGCAGGTATTACTGTCTGACTTGCCGGGCGCCGATGCTTTTGAGAAAGTGAGCAATTATTTAATGGCCTTAGCGGTAAAGCCTGCCGTTGCGGTTAAGCCAGCCAATATTATCACTATCCCGGTTTTTTACGGCGATGATTTTGGTCCCGATCTGGAAGCATTGGCCACCTTTCATCAGTTAAGCGTAGAAGAGGTGATTAGCATCCACACTCGGCCCGAATACATTGTTTATATGATTGGCTTTGTGCCGGGTTTTGCCTATTTGGGTGGATTGGACGGACGTTTGGAAACCCCGAGACTGGCCACGCCGCGACCAGTTATCCCTGCAGGGAGTGTCGGCATTGCCGGTAAACAAACAGGTGTTTATCCGCTGGAGACACCGGGCGGCTGGCAGTTAATCGGTCGGACCCCCTTAAAAATGTTTGGTGCCGGCAGAGCGCAGCCATCGTTGTTGCAGGCGGGTGATAAAGTAAAGTTTGCCCCTATCAGCAAAGATGATTTTAACCAATTAAGCAAGGCCGATTGA